GAACAACGGGCATCGGGTGAACCTGCTCAAAAACCTCAGCGATCGCCTGCTTACCGCGATGTATTCAGCGATCGCTTGCGGAGACTGGGCAAGGGCTAAAGCTTTAAGCATCACCGTAGATTCTTTGTATAAAATGGCGAATAACTTGCAGGCTTACGATATTCTGTTCATAGACGAAGCTTGTCAATATCTCGCCCACCTGCTGAAGTCCAAAACTTGCAAGGAACACCGGGGAGCTATCTTAGAGGTACTGGAATATCTCGTATACAACGCCAAGCTGGTTGTTTTGGCTGATGCTCACCTGGACGATACGACCATCGATTTTTTCATGAAGATGCGACCAGAAGGTGAACAGCCATACATTATCAAAAACGAGTATCGCTCCGGTGGTCGTCAAGTCCACTGGTATGAGGGTGAAGACAGTAGCGCCATCGTTGCCCAAATCCATCTTCAGTTGATGCTGGGGAAAAAGCCGATGGTCGTTTCTGACTCTAAGCGATTTATCAAAAAGTTAGAACGTGCTTTGAATGAAGTAGCAGCACAGAGATCAATTCGCAATTCGCAGTTCGCAATTCGCAGTTTAAAGAATTGCGACTTGCGACTTGCAAATTGCGAATTGTTAGAAGATACACCCGAATCAGAAGACGATCGACAGCTTAGGATCTGGACTATTCACTCTGAAAATAGTGGTAGCGAAGAAAACGTCATTTTTATCAGAGAGATTAACACCGCCATCCAAGATATTGACGCGCTGTTAATCACTCCCAGCCTTGGCACTGGGGTTGACATCTCCACTTACCATTTTGATGTGATATTTGGGGTGTTTCATGCTGTCTCCCAATCAGCCACCGAATGCACTCAACAGCTTTGGCGGTATCGTCCTAACGTTCCCATGCACGTTTGGGTCGCTCCGCGTCCACCTTTTGGTTACGCCCAAACCAATGCCCGTCACATCAAAGAAAAGATTCTCCAGAAAAATGAGATGACCGCCTTTCTCATTCGTATTGACAAAGAGACGGGTAAACGTGGTGCTGAAAAAGACTGGGCGCTGGATACATCTTGCCAGATTGAAGCACAACGCAACTGGTCTATCAATAATTTACGCGCTGATTTGCGATCGCTCCTGACGGAAATGGGCAATACGATTGTCAGCGCCGGGGACAATATGGATGAAGCTGCGCGGCGTTTGATGAAAGCGGTGGGGAATGCCATTGATGCGGAATATTATCGTAACGTTGCCAATGCCAAGGACATCGACAGAAAGACTTACACAGCAAGACAGCACCAGGATTATCTTAAACCTGAAGAGGCGTTAGAATGCGAGAAGTTCCGCATCCAAGATACCTACGGGATGACCGTCACTCCTGAGTTGGTCGAGAAAGACAATGGTGGAAGGTTAATCAAAAAGATTATCGCACTTGAAGCAATCTTAGCAGCGCCCCTTGAAGCGATCGCCGACGAACACGGGCGAGAGTTTGTATCGCCGCCTTTTGTTGTGGCAGAACGAGATAGGACGGAACGAGATCGCTTGCCCATCTGCACCGACTGGGGTAATCATTCCACTTCTTGGTTAATGCGCCACCGATTGGGGTTACGCGCGATCTTAACTGATTTTATGGATGGGGTGGAGATTAAAGGCGATGAACCAATGATTCAGGCATTGGCGGATTTTTCTAAACGCAATGCACCCCATATTAAAGGTATCCTCAACTTGACCATCCCACTCGATGAGTCCCCGGTATGGATTTTGAGTCAATACTTGGGTCAACTGGCTTTAACTACCCTGTCCCGACGACCTACCGAAAATGGTCAACGGGTGCGTTACTATCGGCTTGACCCTGATGATGTTGCTTTTGCTCGGAATGTGTTGGTGTATCGGCAAGCACAGAGGGAAGAACGAGAACGGCGGCGGCAACAAGAGCAAGCGCAGAATGCGGCGTATGCGGCTAGGATGCAGTCTATGTATGGACTTGAAAGCAGAGGATCGGAGGCGCAGGGGAGCAGGGGAGCAAACTTACATCCATCCTCCCCTCTGCACCCCCGCACCCTTGCCCCCCGTCCTAATTCTGCCCCGTCCACACCCCCCATTATTGAAGATGGCAGTCATAATTGGGAGGGTGTGGACGGACAGGAAAATCCCACTGATTCATGGTGGCGACAGGTTAAATCTTATACTGCAAGGTTAATAGAACAGGTAGAAATGGGTGTTGATACGGTTCAAGAATTCTTCTCTACACTCACTTCGGATGAGCGATGGGGGGTGATGGTGCAAATGGAAGAAAACCAACCTCAGATGTTCTCTCAATTGGTGGCTGAGGCTCCCGATTGGGTGGAATGGATGGGTTGAGTTGCACCTGTTGAGGAAGAGGTCGTGCTGAGGAATAAGTTTGTTACCCATTTCCTGATGGATTAAACTCATCTTTCCAAAGGGCTATATCTTCCAAAACATTGATTCTGGTAGTTGCTCACCGCCAGCTTGTCGCCCTAATGTCGAATGAATTATTATAAATACAATTACCATTGGCACTGAAGCAAAATGCACAATTCTTAGTGCTTGCCAGTTGCCAAACATATCTACAATTCCAGGAAATTGAGCAGGTTTATACATACCTATACCTGTGAATAATGCCAATAACAGAACAGGAATAATAGATGTATAAACAATTCGATGCCAAGCATAAATTAGGCGTTGAGGATTTTGGCTTTTTTGTAATGCTTTCAGGTCATTAGTACCCACAAATCGGTGTCGCCAACGTCGAGTAATTAAAATATAAAGTCCATACCATAATAGATTTAAAGAAAATAACCACATAGCAGCAAAATGCCAGTTTCTACCTCCTGCCAACCAACCTCCTAAAGTAAATATGGGCGGAATGTGTAAACCAGAACGTCCACCAAACACAGGATTTGCGTTATAAATTCGTAATCCACTGGTGAGTAAAAGGAAGACGCTTATGATATTAACAGAATGAAAAATTTTAGCACCTATCGCTTGTTTGAGTTTTTTTCGTGTTTTTTGGGGAATAGTTGCACTCATATAAATTTAGGTAATCATCATCTACAGATTACTTTAAAATAGAGGTTCCTGATTTTAAAATAGGTAGAAATATTTCTCTAATTAGGAGTAGAAATTAGCTAAGAATGTTTAGCCTGCGCGATTACCAACAAGATTTAGTTTCCAAAACTTTTGCTGCTTGGAATAGTGGAATTAGAAAGGTACTACTGCAACTAAGCACGGGTGGTGGCAAGACAATTATCTTTGCCGCCATAGCATCTAAGATGACTGCCCAAAGTGAAGGTGTTTTGGTAGTTGCTCATAGAGAAGAGTTAATTCTCCAGGCGGCCGAGAAACTAGCGGCAGTGACAAAATTACAACCAGGAATTATTAAAGCTGGATACAAGCCGAATGATTCATTAATTCAGGTAGCGAGTATTCAAACTCTTTCACGACGAGAAACTTACCCAAAGGCGCAGCTTGTCATTATTGATGAAGCTCATCATTCTAGTGCGAATAGTTACCGCAAATTATTAGATGCTTACCCAGAAGCATTGATTTTAGGGTTAACTGCCACACCCAGACGTGAAGATGGCTATGGATTGCGAGATGTTTTTGACCACCTGATCAGCTCGATTTCTACTAAGGAATTAATTGCTTTAGGCCACTTAACAGATTACAAATTAATTGCTGGCTTTAAATATTCTCGACACAAAGTTCCGCTAAAACGCGACTTTACGCGTAAAGAATTAGAGGAAGTTGCTTCTGACTACAAGCCAACTGAGGTATTGAAGCAGTGGCAGAATTTTTGTAGTGGTCAAAAGACAGTAATTTTTGCTGTCAACGTCAAGCACTCTCAAGATATTACACAAGCTTTTTGTGCGAATGGAATCACTTGTGAGCATCTTGATGGCGAAACGAGCAACATTGAACGTAAACAAATTTTAGATAGATTCCGTAGTGGTCAAACACAGGTTATCAGTAATTGTGCAATTTTAACTGAGGGATTTGATTGTCCTGATTCCAGTGCCGCCGTCATTGCTCGACCGACTAGCAGCGTTACCTTGTGGTTGCAGATGATTGGTAGAGTATTACGTCCTGCGCCAGGAAAAGATTATGCAACTATTTTAGACATGACTGATAATTGGTTTCGGCTTGGCCGTCCATGTGACAACAGAAAATGGAGCCTTGAGCCAGTTTCTTGCGACCCAGATACTCAAGGAAGCAGGTGTTGTCCTTACTGCCACCATGTCTTCAAACCAATGCCTGATCTAATTCGCACCAAAGATTGCTTTAGTTATGAAAAAGCTGAATTTGTCATTCAATATGAAGTTGATTGTCCCAATTGTGGTAAATCTTTTAAGTGGGTATTAGAAGAACATTCTGTGGCAGAAAATCCTAAAATACCAATGATTATTTCTGATTTTGATATTCAGTTTAAAGAAGTACCGCCCGAAGTTCGTTTATTTTTCTTCACACCAATTATTGAAGCTAAAAAGCGTAAATTTAAAAATCTAGAAAAACAATTAGCTTTTTATAATTTTACGATTAGAGATTGGTTTTTAAATTGCCAAGAACTAAATGAAAATGAGCTAATTTATGCTATTGAATTACTAGGTTGTTCAGAAGAAATATTTGAATCCAGTATTGAATCTTTAGTTTACCGTGTTCGCTATGCCAAAGAATGGACAGACATCACTAAAATTATGTCTGAGCGTCCTGAAAGTATAAAAAAACTTATTTGGAGTAGATTTTCTAATTACGAAAAAAATAAGTTTAAAAATATGAAGGCAGATTATGAAAATGAAATTAATGAAATTCAGGAATGGCTAACCGAAGAAAATCTAGCATTAGTCGCAGATTATTTGTCAGATTGCCAAGACATAAACATGATTTCTTCTTTGTGTGAAATTTATCACAAATTAGTTATTAAAGCAGCCATTGACCGTGTGCCTCCAGATAAACGTAACCAAATCAGTCAATGGGTTGCACAATTAAAGAGGCGAACAGAATTTAGAAATTTGTATTTCCATTAATATCACAGGCCATTTTGATTCGGTTTGGGAGATATTCCAGGGAGTTCAGCCTGTGGACTCAGTACGGCAGATGTTAGCACGGTTAAGAGAAACTGTTGACCGTCACATCTGGGTTAGTCGGTATGGGATGGGGACTGTGGGCAATGGTTCAACTTCTATGGGTGGATTGTTGCGGAGTCAGGATATTGCAACCCAGGCGAATATTGCTCTGTTGTCTGCGGCTGACAATGACGATTATTCGTTTATTGACCAGAACTTTCAGCCCGAATCTTTGCAGACTTGGGGTAAGCGAGGTGCGGTCATTAACGTGGAAATGCGCCGTTACCAGGAATTTGTGCTGAAGGGTTTGGTAGCTGATGGCTATAAGATTATTGATGCCGACGATTCTGACCCTGACGAAACCAAGGAAGTTGTTAAAGAGGTGAAAGCAGCTTCCAAGGAATTATATTCTGGTCAATGCTTGGGGGTTTCTGAATCTGATGATGTTTCTGATGCCGAACTGAAGAAGTTGCAAGAAAAGCGGGTGAAGACTGAAGAAGAACGGTATCAGCAGCGAAAGGGTGAATTGTCCCGGCGTTATGAAGTGGAGGTTACGCCTGAATTAGTCGAAAAAGACGACGACGGCTGGTATCCTCAACTGCGTCTGCACTATTACTTGACTGTGGGGCGGCAGTTTTTAGTAAACAGGGACAGCAAACGGGTTAAGGGTTTGGCTGAAGCTGGGGAGAATTCGATTTGGAAACCAGATTTTAACAAAGGGCAGATGTTGTCTTCTGTGCGGTTGTTGGAAGAATTGAAGCTGTTGCAATTGCTTACGCCAGGGGTACGTTTGCGGGGGTCTGATGAGGAAATGCAGCAGTTGAAACGGGCGGCTGTTGAAAATCGTTATCTTATCAAGACTTGCTTGAACGTGACTGTTAGCGATAAGTTAACGCCCCTGGCGATCGCACAAAAGCTGTTGAACAAGATTGATTTGCGGTTGACTTACGTAGGAAGGTTGGGGCCAAGAGGAAAGCGGGAATGTGTATATAAGTTTGTTGCTCCTGATGATAGGCGGAATGTGATTTTTGAGAAGTGGTTAAATCGGGAGTTGGTGTCAGTCACTAGTAATATAGGTATACCAACACCAATCACTGACACAATACCACTCCCCGTTATTGAGGATATGGAGGGACAGGAAAACTCTACTGATTCTTGGTGGCAGCAGGTCAAGTTTTACGCTGCTGGTTTCAAGGAACGAGTGAAAGATGGTGTAGAAGCGGTTAAAGAGTTCCTCTCCACCCTTACTCCTGACGAGCGTTGGGGTGTGATGTTGGCGTTTGAGGAGCAAGAGCCTGTGATGTTTGGGCAGTTGGTGGCATCTGCCCCTAATTGGGTTGAGTGGATGGCGTAGGTTTTAGGGCAAGAGAGTGATCGCCTAAATTCTCCAGCATACATAATAAAACTGATTGCAGGAGACAATACCTTAGCCAATTTACGAGGGTTCAATGCCTGTGGAAACGGGATGAATACGTCCCAGAGAAGTAAGCTTGGCAAAAATTTGCGCTAATAAAATAGGCTCAGGCTTTTGAGGAAGTATTTTTAGCATTTCACGGACATATCGAAAACCACGGTAATAAGCTTTCAGGTCAATAATGCTAGAACCAGGATTATGTTTACGGAAATCAGCGAGAAGATGATGGGATAAATTGACCATAAAGAATGCAAGATTAGCAGCATTAGTCACAGCAGTTTGGCTCAGATTCATAAAATCTTCCAAGCCCCAGAATTGCTTGGCATCCCGAAAATTAAACTCGATTTGGAAACGAAGTTTGTAATAGTCAATAATTTTCTCAGCCGTCAAATCTAAGTCGCTGGAAAATAAAATTACATGGCTACGTGTATTAGCTTTAAGATTAGTTTTAATTAAAATAACTACATTGAGAGACTGAGCAAATTCTTTGTGAAGAAGAGTAGCTTGATAAATATCAGTTTGAATCTCATCCTCAATAGCACTTTTACATAAATATTTGTCAGGTAGATTACGATAATCTAGCTTGTCACCGTATTTACGACGAGAACGTTTATTCGAGTCAGGATTTTCATAAGGGATGTATAATGCTGAATCATGGCGCAGCTTGGAAATTATATGCAAGTTAACTTGTCGTGCCATCTGCAAAGCATTGTTGTTCCCAAAATGACCATCTACTACCAAGTACGTCAAGGGTATAAAGTTAGCTACTAGCTCGAATAGTGAATTAATCATCTTTTGAATTAGCAATAATTCAGATGTCAATATCACTTCGGTTTTGTTCTTGTTTTTACTGCCTTTTGGTCGTCCTCTTCCACGCTTTTTTTGGGTTTTGACTTTTTTGATTAGTTCCGTATTATTTATCTGAGTATCGCTTTTGATAACCTGTTCTATTTTAATTGGAAATGACTGTCTTCCTGACACACTTACTAATGACAGCACAAAGAAAGATAAACCATTTATTGGTTTACTTGCTAGGCTAGAAAAAAATCTATCCACCCCGTAAGTCTGGTTACCCGACTTACTGACTACAACTTCATCTCCTGCCAGCAAGTACACATCCTGATCTCGCCACAAATGTTTACGAAAAAACAGCCAAAACAATGTTGCCCAAGGTATGACTGTTGAAAAAAATCTCCCCATTGTCCGATAGCTACCGTGTTCCCCTGTCCAACGGGCAATTCCCCTCATCGTGACTCGACCACTCATCGCTAACATTGCCAGGATGATTTGGTTTAATTGCCGCATCGTTGTCGCATTTATCTGCGTTAGCAAGCATCTTCCACAATGATAAAATATCGGGCATGGGCGGCCAGTAGTTTTTGAGTTGTCGTTGTGAGAGACAATAACTCTACTACGAAACGCCCTACCTCTTCATGCTCTTATTTTGGCAACGGTATTGAGGAGATCGCTACTTTTTCTATCTTTAGTATTTATGTACTATACTTAGATGCGTTCGCCCTGATATAAGGTTTCAATACCTCATTTCTAATGATTAGAAGTCAACTTAGCTTTCACTTCCTGAATGCGCTGCTGTGTGCTTCTAAAATATGTTTCTTTACCAAGTCCTGCCTTGTAAAGTTCTGCTGCTTTTTCGTAAGCTGTGATCGCTTCTTGCTCTTTTCCTGGTAAGAGAGCTAATGTAAAACCTAGAGCATAGTAAGCATTGGCATTGTTAGGTTTAATAAGAATAGCCTTTTCATAATCTTTAATAGCTTCATCGTGCTTTGCAAGAGCAGAATAAGCAATTCCTCTGCTAATGTAAGCATCTACATAATTAGGATTAAGTTCACCAATCACTTTGTTGTAAGCTTTGATCGCCTCTTCTTGATCATCTGGATTTGACTTGGTAGAGTAAGCAATTCCTCTATTAACATAAGCTTGAACACTTTGAGACTTTGTAGGAAACATTTCCAGAGCAGTAGTGTAATCCTTAATAGCAAAACCTATGTAGTTTTTGTATGGGTCTTTGTCTGGGTATTTGTTTCCTAATCTAAAGTAGGCAATACCTCTATTAATATAATCATCTACACTGTTGGGCTTTTTCTTAATCAGATTTTCGCTAGCTTGTTCTTCTCCCCTACCATAAAAATCTCCGGCGATCGCTTGTAGGGGTGTTATCGGTGTGGGAGATGCTTCACTAGTGAGAGTTTGTTGTTCAACTGACTTATCTAGTGGAGCACCCTCGCCAACGCCTTTGCATAAATGCTTATCGCTCTCAGCGACATTGGGGTTGTTCTCTAGATATCTTCGCACTAAGTCGCAAGCTTGAGAAATTAGTTGTTGTTCATCAATTTCCCACAGGCTAACCTGATGTTCTCCAAATGTTACTAGCTGACCGTTGGTAGTAAATTGAAAAGCCTTAGCGGCGAACTTCTGGTCTGATTTTTGTCCATAGATGGTGTTGAATTTGTCACCTGAAACATCCCACACAATTAACTGACTGGCTACCTTGTCTTTTGCATCTTCTCTAATTCCTGCTAATAGCTTGCCATCGGAACTAAACCTAGCACGCTCAATCTTATCATCTTGTATTAAGTCAAGTTGATTCCCCGAAATATCCCATAGTCTGAGTGTTTTTGCGCCAACAGTTACTAGACGCTTTCCATCGGGGCTGAACGCGATACTGTTAATTTCGCCTTGCTGCGTTTGGAATGCTCTAATCTTGTCACCTTGTAATGTATCCCACAGCTTAATTCGACCAGGGGGATCGATTTGGGTCGTTGCCAATTTCTTGCCATCAGCACTCAACGCAATACTTGTAATTTGTTCTTGCTGTTGCAAACTAATTAATTCGCTATTGCTATTAAGAATTATCTCCTTGAACTGGTCGGTTTCAAAATTCCACAGCCTGACTGTGTGTGATTTTCTTTTGGTGAATTTGCCTTTTTTTGTTTCCTTTTTTGAGTCTTTAATATTAACAGTAAGTAGAATTTTGCCATCTTCACTCCAAGTAACCCAACTGACCTGCTGCTTTGGTTCATTCTCGTTGAGTGGTACAAACTGCTGACCCTCACTATCCCATAATTTTACGTTAGAATCTTCGTCAACAGTTAACAAACGGTTACTGTTAGGCATGAAAGAAATATAGGTATACTTTCCTCTTGCCAAGTTTGTTTCGGAAATATTTTTAGGTAGGAAGCCATAACTTTCTTTCCATTCCCGTATCAGAAGCTGATCTTTGTTTTTTAGGGTTGCCAGTAGCTTACCATCAGAACTAAGCGCGAAACTATCAGGCTTCTGTTCTTTTAAAGAAAATGGGATAGGTTTCTTTTTGGAGATATCCCACAATCGAACAGTACCATCTTCTCCACCAGTCAGAAGTGAATTACTATTCTGGGGATCGAATACAACACTTTGAATGTTCTTCTGGTGAGTATCGAATTCGAGAAACGGCATTTTTAATTGATCAAATTTCCATAGTTTGACCTTACCATCCTCGCCTGCCGTAGCAAAGAATAGGTCATTTGGGCTAAACGCCACACTATTCGCTTTAGTTTCAACCCTTTGCGGCGAAGCCAACGGATCTTTCCGAAATTGGACATTAGAATTCTGTTGGTAGTCAATGGAAAGTAACTTGCTGAACTTGGAATCAAACACCACGTCCTTGATTTTACCCAAATCTGTGTTCTCTGGTTTAAATTCAGGTTGCCCTTGAATGTTCTTAAACTGCTGGGTGTTCGGCTGCTCAAACGACAGATACCCAAGATCACCGCTTTCTCCAAACACTGCCAGTTGTGTGCGATCAGGGTCAAATATAATTCGTTGAATAGGCTGATCATTCTTAGTTTTAGGGTTTTCCTTGACATTCCATTGCGGATACGCCTCA
This is a stretch of genomic DNA from Aulosira sp. FACHB-615. It encodes these proteins:
- a CDS encoding plasmid replication protein, CyRepA1 family encodes the protein MSLEPHHLQEWLNSGVDEDIITLNVRSLSGNEIYEYLLYALPQTARRNDGRLRDGYLLRYAAMTSSWWSNGLDPHNDWLPMEWGRAKPDIPRFEEEETGRGEATVNSSRKLIKYESPPKTPNRVTYFRVPLHIWRKISIRYDVPMPDNIVITIEGEALGFWAWVLSHSEIPVFLTEGEKKAGCLLSLGYAAIALPGIWNGRVGKEGFERLHPDLVPMAQQQRKFVILFDYETKPKTKWQVFQAIRRTANVILDAGGECEVALLPGPEKGIDDWVVALSHKAEKAVSAMIADALTVQEYQKQFFAKKTRGLHKYKPDVTVNTRYLSEVIKSFPKSGVVGLASDMGTGKTELMSIVRRDNPDLSFLNNGHRVNLLKNLSDRLLTAMYSAIACGDWARAKALSITVDSLYKMANNLQAYDILFIDEACQYLAHLLKSKTCKEHRGAILEVLEYLVYNAKLVVLADAHLDDTTIDFFMKMRPEGEQPYIIKNEYRSGGRQVHWYEGEDSSAIVAQIHLQLMLGKKPMVVSDSKRFIKKLERALNEVAAQRSIRNSQFAIRSLKNCDLRLANCELLEDTPESEDDRQLRIWTIHSENSGSEENVIFIREINTAIQDIDALLITPSLGTGVDISTYHFDVIFGVFHAVSQSATECTQQLWRYRPNVPMHVWVAPRPPFGYAQTNARHIKEKILQKNEMTAFLIRIDKETGKRGAEKDWALDTSCQIEAQRNWSINNLRADLRSLLTEMGNTIVSAGDNMDEAARRLMKAVGNAIDAEYYRNVANAKDIDRKTYTARQHQDYLKPEEALECEKFRIQDTYGMTVTPELVEKDNGGRLIKKIIALEAILAAPLEAIADEHGREFVSPPFVVAERDRTERDRLPICTDWGNHSTSWLMRHRLGLRAILTDFMDGVEIKGDEPMIQALADFSKRNAPHIKGILNLTIPLDESPVWILSQYLGQLALTTLSRRPTENGQRVRYYRLDPDDVAFARNVLVYRQAQREERERRRQQEQAQNAAYAARMQSMYGLESRGSEAQGSRGANLHPSSPLHPRTLAPRPNSAPSTPPIIEDGSHNWEGVDGQENPTDSWWRQVKSYTARLIEQVEMGVDTVQEFFSTLTSDERWGVMVQMEENQPQMFSQLVAEAPDWVEWMG
- a CDS encoding transposase produces the protein MRQLNQIILAMLAMSGRVTMRGIARWTGEHGSYRTMGRFFSTVIPWATLFWLFFRKHLWRDQDVYLLAGDEVVVSKSGNQTYGVDRFFSSLASKPINGLSFFVLSLVSVSGRQSFPIKIEQVIKSDTQINNTELIKKVKTQKKRGRGRPKGSKNKNKTEVILTSELLLIQKMINSLFELVANFIPLTYLVVDGHFGNNNALQMARQVNLHIISKLRHDSALYIPYENPDSNKRSRRKYGDKLDYRNLPDKYLCKSAIEDEIQTDIYQATLLHKEFAQSLNVVILIKTNLKANTRSHVILFSSDLDLTAEKIIDYYKLRFQIEFNFRDAKQFWGLEDFMNLSQTAVTNAANLAFFMVNLSHHLLADFRKHNPGSSIIDLKAYYRGFRYVREMLKILPQKPEPILLAQIFAKLTSLGRIHPVSTGIEPS
- a CDS encoding cytochrome b/b6 domain-containing protein, which translates into the protein MSATIPQKTRKKLKQAIGAKIFHSVNIISVFLLLTSGLRIYNANPVFGGRSGLHIPPIFTLGGWLAGGRNWHFAAMWLFSLNLLWYGLYILITRRWRHRFVGTNDLKALQKSQNPQRLIYAWHRIVYTSIIPVLLLALFTGIGMYKPAQFPGIVDMFGNWQALRIVHFASVPMVIVFIIIHSTLGRQAGGEQLPESMFWKI
- a CDS encoding DEAD/DEAH box helicase — translated: MFSLRDYQQDLVSKTFAAWNSGIRKVLLQLSTGGGKTIIFAAIASKMTAQSEGVLVVAHREELILQAAEKLAAVTKLQPGIIKAGYKPNDSLIQVASIQTLSRRETYPKAQLVIIDEAHHSSANSYRKLLDAYPEALILGLTATPRREDGYGLRDVFDHLISSISTKELIALGHLTDYKLIAGFKYSRHKVPLKRDFTRKELEEVASDYKPTEVLKQWQNFCSGQKTVIFAVNVKHSQDITQAFCANGITCEHLDGETSNIERKQILDRFRSGQTQVISNCAILTEGFDCPDSSAAVIARPTSSVTLWLQMIGRVLRPAPGKDYATILDMTDNWFRLGRPCDNRKWSLEPVSCDPDTQGSRCCPYCHHVFKPMPDLIRTKDCFSYEKAEFVIQYEVDCPNCGKSFKWVLEEHSVAENPKIPMIISDFDIQFKEVPPEVRLFFFTPIIEAKKRKFKNLEKQLAFYNFTIRDWFLNCQELNENELIYAIELLGCSEEIFESSIESLVYRVRYAKEWTDITKIMSERPESIKKLIWSRFSNYEKNKFKNMKADYENEINEIQEWLTEENLALVADYLSDCQDINMISSLCEIYHKLVIKAAIDRVPPDKRNQISQWVAQLKRRTEFRNLYFH